AATTCTAGGATTACGTGCAATCACTTTTACAGAACAATGAACAATTCTACTACCATCAGGCAATAAATCGAATTCAGAAGGCGTCATATACAGAAATGGCCGATCAACAGGAATTTCTGCTAAAGGAGTAATCATACATATTGCTTTTTCATGTTCAATCACTTTGTATGCTAAACCGTATGTGAAAAATCTATGAACTTTGCGATATCTTGTAATGTTACCAGTATCTAATATAGAAGGAGCAGGTAATGGATCAACACGAGTATTAGGAGAATCACCCAGTACATTAGCAGATGGTGCTGCGGTGCCTGTTAAGGTTTTTTTCTTCTTAGATCCACCAGATTGACCTGCTGCAGCCTGTCGTTTACCTGAATCTACCTGCATTGGCGAACTCATACCTTCGTCACTGTCAGAGTATGGTACTAAACGTTGTGGTGCAGAATGTTGTTGTATTTCTTCTGGTgcttcttcgtcttcgtcttcttcgCTATGTGATACTTCTTCGTCGACGTGATGTTCGTCTACAGAACTTGTTCGAGAGGCTGAACCAGATGTTGATGGGCGGTCGTGATCTATAGGCAAACCACGACGAACACGAGACATTAGCCATTGTTCATAGGCATACCGTTTCTGCCCTTCATGCATAAACTCCCAATTAGACCGTTCCCACGGTGGAATTTCATAATTCTGAAGGCAAGAAACGttacaattaaaaaatataacCAACAATtattataaacaacaaaaattaaatttacacaCCTGTTTTTTCGGCATTCGGTTGTTTCGGGTACAAAGTTTTTCCAATACGTTGTTCAACAGCTGTCTTCAATTTCAGTCCGTACTTTCCAACAAATGAATGCCAATTTCGTGTATGACTCCAGTCAATTGCAAAATCAATTATAGCTTTTGCATCCAATTGTTGAACTCGTTGTCTAAATTCTTCTTCTGTAAACGGTCGTTCCCTTGCTTCCTTTAGCAAATTATCGTATCCAACGTCGTGCTCTTTAGCAGTGGCATCTGCTCCACTGCGCGGTGcgtctatatttataggatttccAGGTCCTACGTAATCACTACCAGGTAGAGTATATCCTTTGTTCTGTACACGTTCAACTAGTTTTGTAACGCCGTAAGCAGCACCTGCGGCGGCAGCAGTCGTCGCGCCAGCCGCTATCGCTATCTGTCCTGAACTTGTAATACCAGCTGTGCTAATTGCTGCCCCGTCCATGACACTTTCAGATAACAAGGGCACCGTTTCGCTAGAGGTTGCTGTATCTGCACTGGGTTGACCTCGACCACGATTTCGTGGTCTATTTGGGCGGCGGCGCCGCACTCCAAGATTGCTTTCTTCTGGCGTTGTGTCAGGCACGCGTTCAAATTCAACTGTTTCGCCACTGGTATCCAAATCGTCGTATGCTGCATTATGGCCATACCGTATACGATTAGCAGCATCCTCTCTTTGCACTGTTCGAATATCATTAGTACTACGAGAacgattaacatttgttaatggaattctttcccccatttcaatgtcttcctcaggtcccggatataaaacaccttcgtcgtattgtatagagccatggttgcccgtgcttaaatactgatttacccaagacattttgctgactacactaaataaattactagtaccttttatatacattacgttatcaaacagcacttgtcgggcaaccttttgctggcgtgggtgcttgctcagataattgtcctaaaaggacaaattatctcggcgggacagtgacgccgccatcgcgaccttgggaccccgggggccccttttttttatcagttgctgaccctcatgaatcgaaacatgactgcgtcgcgtcgtttcatgattcgagggtcagcaacGAGTAAGTTGGCACAAGGACACAGCAGGTACCTCTTGGGCACGATCATTACCCATTGTGCGTGAATTTTCTGCTTAAAGGCGCTCAGTGGGCCTTGGGAGAGATCGGTTTTTATCAAGATTTCAAGGGCTGGTACACTTATGGAGATGAGCAACTGTCGCCTGAGGCAAAGATTACTGGATTCTGTGCCGCACCtcagccttgccacggttcgcgcggctcgctccgccggaggttcgagtccttcctcggtcatgggtgtgtgtgttgtccttagcgtaagttggattaaattagattaagtagtgtgtaaggctatggaccgatgacctgagcagttcggtcccacaggaatttaccacaggtttccaaaagaaaaaaaaattgttggatttTGTACGAAATAAGTATGGAGGGTGATCTGTGGATAGCAATGGTTTAACTCGATTACCTGATGAAATGTCTAATATAATGTATTAAATTTCGTGGGCCTACAGTGCATATATTGTCAGTAGTACCGGTCCAGCACCATTTGCTGATGTATGCTGCTTGGTGGTTGTCTACATAGTGGGTCTAAAGCTACTGAGGTGCCTATGTTGTCAACCAAGCTGAAGTCAAAGAAAATTTACTAATCCTTGTGAAGTGTTGGTAATCTAATGTAACGTTAAGGGTTGTTAAGGCTTACCTGATTCTGACAGTATGTGAGATGCTTTCATGCCTGGTGTGTGAGGCGAGGActcaaatttgtaataaaaaaatctgtaattactattTCATGGTTAATAGAAAATTGTGGTTATACTGAGTTGTATACATAATTTTATGGTTTTACGGCTGTTCTCAGCAagcagtttaaaataaattttaattgtataaATGGTCATTATGCTTTAACAATTTCTTTGttatgtaaattcaactaatttaaaaatttaaaagcgGGTAGTTCTATTTAGTTGTCAGTTTCCATGAATTACGTACTTGTAAGTTGTTTGCTAAATATCTGCTGGCACATAAAATCCAAACGTGTTCTCAGGATTGTGACAAATGATTTAATAATTTTATGAATGtttagttttaataaaaatttgaaaatgtcaGTCCGCCTTTGTAATATTCAGTCCTCACTCCATAATACCTTCTGGTGCAACATGGTGAGAGATACTGCATTTTAAAAAACGACTCCTTCTATGGGAAGACGGTTTTTAAAGGACTATCAACGAGATTTAATATTGGGCTGGTGAAATCTCTTGAATAGAATGGAAGAAATCTCAATGAAGAGCTCCATTACAAATTTAAAAAGCATTGGAGATTATTAGGGATGGAGATCTGTTCAGCAAATCAGGGAaggtgagagaggacaagttactctctcacctatattTCACATACAgacaattattaaagattttgttacaacctgacacgccttgagcgagactctagaaagttaatggcctgagcagatgttgatggagcctggtagggcactaaaagcatgaggtacttttataattcttagctcatagaaatggcTTGTtgagagttgaaagcaattggcagcgagcctgtcccttagtaaatcttgtctGACTGGCCCACAGAGACAGGGCTCCAGCAGAGCAATGCCACAATACCTGCTgtggcgccagcagaagcctgggctggggcgACGGTCTCCATGAATGCGTGTACACAATGAAGCTGTAAACTGGGCAGTGTGTGCAGAGTCaggcgtaataaaaattcacaagtttttgtgttcaCTGATAGTGCAAGTATGCCACTGAACCACTTCCCATGGCCACCTCTGTTGTATAAGATAACTCCAGCAtctgagaaacatttagagatagaatctttattacacttcatagctagcactaacaagctccaaggcacaggtgatttagatATAGATCTttcagattgtatctgttcgcttgttgccatgggaagagacACAACTTTGGAAAAAATCATCTCTTCCCCctatgcgaaaacttaaaaaagccagtaattggcgttaTCCACATCTTTagtgccagagtacttgactcactgatcacctagttgAACTGTCTTCGCCAACCAGGATCCACCCAGTGAAGTATTATAGcatctgttagttgtttagggtattcaacctataatttttttggtataatttatgtcttgtttgaaaaaataaatgatgtcagtacactaaattttgccaacattctcaatcaattaaatacTCCCACCAGAGTTACTTTTCAAAGGGTTAAAGAGAAATCTAAGTCTACAGGCATACTATGAACGCCACTGCAGAGCGAATGAtggttattttatattattattatcgaTTGTCCACGCTATTCCATTCGCATATGAAGCGAGAGAAAAATTAATCCTTGTATGCCTCAGTACGCCCCCCATCCCACCCTAATCCCTTTCAC
This genomic stretch from Schistocerca cancellata isolate TAMUIC-IGC-003103 chromosome 2, iqSchCanc2.1, whole genome shotgun sequence harbors:
- the LOC126154885 gene encoding uncharacterized protein LOC126154885 encodes the protein MSWVNQYLSTGNHGSIQYDEGVLYPGPEEDIEMGERIPLTNVNRSRSTNDIRTVQREDAANRIRYGHNAAYDDLDTSGETVEFERVPDTTPEESNLGVRRRRPNRPRNRGRGQPSADTATSSETVPLLSESVMDGAAISTAGITSSGQIAIAAGATTAAAAGAAYGVTKLVERVQNKGYTLPGSDYVGPGNPINIDAPRSGADATAKEHDVGYDNLLKEARERPFTEEEFRQRVQQLDAKAIIDFAIDWSHTRNWHSFVGKYGLKLKTAVEQRIGKTLYPKQPNAEKTDHDRPSTSGSASRTSSVDEHHVDEEVSHSEEDEDEEAPEEIQQHSAPQRLVPYSDSDEGMSSPMQVDSGKRQAAAGQSGGSKKKKTLTGTAAPSANVLGDSPNTRVDPLPAPSILDTGNITRYRKVHRFFTYGLAYKVIEHEKAICMITPLAEIPVDRPFLYMTPSEFDLLPDGSRIVHCSVKVIARNPRIAFPTNSSDTELATLNQNKNMITSVGINLKIPGINVKPTAFTANAPMETTAIDHKRKFDPIWKSWYGYRNDEADFLTKVPAHQFGQPVNLKYYYACVSSSKDKGLHNWGWKCVQSCVSEVDADARTGSVIVDYTYTPTLGFLKIPKVANVDIFPILKM